One segment of Acidovorax sp. DW039 DNA contains the following:
- the polA gene encoding DNA polymerase I, producing MTDKKTLVLVDGSSYLYRAFHAMPDLRAVPGDPTSPATGAIRGMINMMQALRKEVTADYAVCVFDASGPTFRDALYTEYKATRSPMPDDLRSQIEPIHQVVDLLGWKVVAVPGVEADDVIATLAHTAAAQGIEVIVSSGDKDLSQLVNEHITIIDTMSGKRRDVAGVTAEFGVPPALMVDYQALVGDTVDNVPGVTKVGPKTAAKWLEEYGSLDNLIANADAIKGVAGNNLREAIASGQLALSRQLVTMKTDCALADYIPGLPAFDDITLDAPDNEGLLPFYEKYGFKGLAAAIKGASAPAATTPTVAMPGQSGDLFADHSASTVAEEAQHRTVVYDTILNWADFDQWLERLHKAPLTAIDTETDSLDEMRAQIVGISFSVQPGEAAYIPLRHEGPDAPAQLPLDEVLARLKPWLQDPKHPKLGQHIKYDRHVFANHGIEVQGYTHDTMLQSYVLEVHKPHNLTSLAERHTGRKGISYEDLCGKGAHQIPFAQVPVDKAAAYSCEDSDQTLDVHNALWPLLQADDKLRFIYELEIASSEALYRIERNGVLIDAPTLAAQSHELGQRILQLETEAYEIAGQPFNLSSPKQLGEIFFDKLGMPVVKKTATGARSTDEEVLEKLAEDYPLPAKLLEHRSLVKLKGTYTDKLAQLALPRTGRVHTHYAQAVAVTGRLSSNDPNLQNIPIRTPEGRRVREAFVAPVGRVIASADYSQIELRIMAHLSGDHSLLHAFHAGLDVHRATAAEVFGVEVDQVTSEQRRYAKVINFGLIYGMSSFGLAKNLGIETKAAAAYIDKYFQRYPGVKQYMDDTKAAAKSMGYVETVFGRRLYLPEINSPNGPRRAGAERAAINAPMQGTAADLIKLAMVAVQKELDAHKPEIKMIMQVHDELVFELPESEVDWLKTHIPRLMAEVAALKVPLLAEVGVGANWDKAH from the coding sequence ATGACTGACAAAAAGACCCTGGTGCTGGTGGACGGCTCCAGCTACCTCTACCGCGCCTTCCATGCCATGCCCGACCTGCGGGCCGTGCCGGGCGACCCTACGAGCCCAGCCACCGGTGCCATCCGCGGCATGATCAACATGATGCAGGCCCTGCGCAAAGAGGTGACCGCCGACTACGCCGTGTGCGTGTTCGACGCCAGCGGCCCCACCTTCCGCGACGCGCTGTACACCGAATACAAGGCCACGCGCTCGCCCATGCCCGACGACCTGCGCAGCCAGATCGAGCCCATCCACCAGGTGGTGGACCTGCTGGGCTGGAAGGTGGTGGCCGTGCCCGGCGTGGAGGCCGACGACGTTATCGCCACCCTGGCCCACACGGCCGCAGCGCAGGGCATTGAAGTTATCGTGTCCAGCGGCGACAAAGACCTGAGCCAACTGGTCAACGAGCACATCACCATCATCGACACCATGAGCGGCAAGCGCCGCGATGTGGCGGGCGTGACGGCCGAGTTTGGCGTGCCCCCTGCGCTGATGGTGGACTACCAGGCCCTGGTGGGCGACACCGTGGACAACGTGCCCGGCGTGACCAAGGTAGGGCCCAAAACCGCCGCCAAGTGGCTGGAAGAATACGGCTCGCTCGACAACCTGATTGCCAACGCCGACGCCATCAAGGGCGTGGCGGGCAACAACCTGCGCGAGGCCATTGCCAGCGGCCAACTGGCCCTGAGCCGCCAGCTCGTCACCATGAAGACCGACTGCGCACTGGCCGACTACATCCCCGGCCTGCCCGCGTTTGATGACATCACGCTCGATGCGCCCGACAACGAGGGCCTGCTGCCGTTTTACGAAAAGTACGGCTTCAAGGGCCTGGCCGCCGCCATAAAAGGTGCATCGGCTCCAGCGGCTACCACCCCCACCGTCGCCATGCCCGGCCAAAGCGGCGATTTGTTTGCCGACCACTCCGCTAGCACCGTGGCCGAAGAAGCCCAGCACCGCACGGTGGTGTACGACACCATCCTCAACTGGGCCGACTTTGACCAGTGGCTGGAGCGCCTGCACAAAGCCCCGCTCACGGCCATCGACACCGAGACCGACTCCCTCGACGAAATGCGCGCCCAAATCGTCGGCATCTCTTTCAGCGTGCAGCCCGGCGAAGCCGCCTACATCCCCCTGCGCCACGAAGGCCCCGATGCCCCCGCGCAACTGCCGCTGGATGAAGTGCTCGCCCGCCTCAAGCCCTGGCTGCAAGACCCCAAGCACCCCAAGCTGGGTCAGCACATCAAATACGACCGCCATGTGTTCGCCAACCACGGCATCGAGGTGCAGGGCTACACACACGACACCATGCTGCAAAGCTACGTGCTCGAAGTGCATAAGCCCCACAACCTGACCAGCCTGGCTGAGCGCCACACCGGCCGCAAAGGCATCAGCTACGAAGACCTGTGCGGCAAAGGCGCGCACCAGATCCCGTTTGCGCAAGTGCCGGTAGACAAGGCCGCCGCCTACTCGTGCGAAGACTCCGACCAGACCCTGGACGTACACAACGCCCTGTGGCCCCTGCTGCAGGCGGACGACAAACTGCGCTTTATCTACGAGCTGGAGATCGCCAGCAGCGAGGCCCTGTACCGCATCGAACGCAACGGCGTGCTGATTGACGCACCCACGCTGGCCGCCCAAAGCCACGAGCTGGGCCAGCGCATCCTGCAGCTTGAAACCGAGGCGTATGAGATTGCAGGCCAGCCCTTCAACCTGAGCAGCCCCAAGCAGCTGGGCGAAATCTTCTTCGACAAGCTGGGCATGCCCGTGGTGAAGAAGACCGCCACCGGTGCCCGCAGCACCGACGAAGAAGTGCTGGAAAAGCTGGCCGAGGACTACCCCCTGCCCGCCAAGCTGCTGGAGCACCGCAGCCTCGTCAAGCTCAAAGGCACCTACACCGACAAGCTCGCCCAACTGGCCCTGCCACGCACCGGCCGCGTGCACACGCACTACGCGCAGGCCGTGGCCGTCACAGGCCGCTTGTCCAGCAACGACCCCAACCTGCAGAACATCCCCATCCGCACCCCCGAAGGCCGCCGCGTACGCGAAGCCTTTGTGGCCCCCGTAGGCCGGGTGATTGCGAGTGCCGACTACTCCCAGATCGAGCTGCGCATCATGGCCCACCTGAGCGGCGACCACTCGCTGCTGCACGCCTTCCACGCCGGGCTGGACGTGCACCGTGCCACCGCCGCCGAAGTGTTTGGCGTGGAGGTCGATCAGGTCACCAGCGAGCAACGCCGCTACGCCAAGGTCATCAACTTTGGCCTCATCTATGGCATGAGCAGCTTTGGCCTAGCCAAAAACCTGGGCATCGAGACCAAGGCCGCAGCCGCCTACATCGACAAGTACTTCCAGCGCTATCCCGGCGTGAAGCAGTACATGGACGACACCAAGGCCGCCGCCAAATCCATGGGCTATGTCGAAACCGTGTTTGGCCGCCGCCTGTACCTGCCCGAAATCAACTCCCCCAACGGCCCCCGCCGCGCAGGGGCCGAACGTGCCGCCATCAACGCACCGATGCAGGGCACGGCCGCTGACCTCATCAAGCTGGCCATGGTGGCCGTGCAAAAGGAGCTGGACGCCCACAAGCCGGAGATCAAGATGATCATGCAGGTACACGACGAACTGGTGTTCGAGCTGCCCGAGAGCGAGGTGGACTGGCTCAAGACCCACATCCCGCGCCTGATGGCGGAGGTGGCGGCGCTGAAGGTGCCGTTATTGGCGGAGGTGGGGGTGGGGGCTAATTGGGATAAGGCGCACTAA
- a CDS encoding type II toxin-antitoxin system VapC family toxin: MNNVFARAEFFDASALVLLYVDDDGSEAVREYFNRRPTVYTTEFCFHEALSVLKTKWRRVKRLSREEYLTAAHQLTIWFMGMRRTLPEIALHDPDYYPLVKDLATRSGLDYSDALQLASLMYGNYSHLARESQTVLTTADRELARAARAEGLKVWSVLDEAPPSEI, translated from the coding sequence ATGAACAACGTATTTGCTCGTGCCGAGTTCTTCGATGCTTCTGCGCTTGTACTACTTTACGTTGATGATGATGGCTCGGAAGCAGTTCGCGAGTATTTCAACCGACGACCAACGGTTTACACGACGGAATTCTGTTTTCATGAGGCACTGAGCGTGCTAAAAACAAAATGGCGTCGGGTCAAGCGTCTAAGTCGCGAGGAGTACCTGACAGCGGCTCACCAATTGACAATTTGGTTCATGGGTATGCGTCGAACACTGCCTGAGATTGCACTTCATGATCCAGACTACTACCCTTTAGTTAAAGACTTGGCGACCCGCTCTGGGCTCGACTATTCCGACGCGCTTCAGTTGGCTAGTTTGATGTATGGGAACTATTCACACTTGGCTAGGGAATCACAAACCGTTTTGACTACCGCTGATCGTGAATTGGCGAGGGCTGCGAGAGCTGAAGGGTTGAAAGTCTGGTCGGTGCTTGATGAGGCGCCACCTAGCGAGATTTAA
- the yghU gene encoding glutathione-dependent disulfide-bond oxidoreductase has translation MSTPYTPPAIWQWNKENGGQFASINRPVAGATHDKELPVGRHPLQLYSLGTPNGVKVTIMLEELLALGHSGAEYDAWLIRIGDGDQFGSGFVGINPNSKIPALQDRTDPANPVRVFESGAILMYLAEKFGAFLPKDGAARAECLSWLFWQMGSAPFVGGGFGHFYAYAPVKIEYAIDRYAMETKRQLDVLNQRLAVTEYVAGNEYTVADMAIWPWYGLMVKGEAYDAGEFLQVHEYTHVLRWAEQVGQRRAVQRGRMVNRVRGDLASQLHERHDASDFDTKTQDKLAAAPKA, from the coding sequence ATGTCCACCCCCTACACCCCCCCCGCCATCTGGCAATGGAACAAAGAAAACGGCGGCCAGTTCGCCAGCATCAATCGGCCCGTTGCCGGGGCTACGCACGATAAAGAGCTGCCCGTAGGCCGACACCCGCTGCAGCTGTACTCGCTGGGCACGCCCAATGGCGTGAAGGTCACGATCATGTTGGAAGAGCTGCTGGCGCTGGGCCACAGCGGGGCGGAGTACGACGCGTGGCTGATCCGCATTGGCGATGGCGATCAGTTTGGCAGCGGGTTTGTGGGCATCAACCCCAACTCCAAAATTCCCGCGCTGCAAGACCGCACTGACCCGGCCAACCCGGTGCGGGTGTTTGAGTCCGGCGCCATCCTGATGTATCTGGCCGAGAAGTTTGGTGCCTTTTTACCCAAGGACGGCGCGGCGCGGGCCGAGTGCCTGTCGTGGCTGTTCTGGCAGATGGGCAGTGCGCCGTTTGTGGGCGGCGGGTTTGGGCATTTTTATGCCTACGCGCCGGTCAAGATCGAGTACGCGATTGACCGCTATGCGATGGAAACCAAGCGCCAGCTGGATGTGCTGAACCAGCGCCTAGCCGTGACGGAATACGTTGCGGGCAATGAGTACACCGTGGCCGACATGGCGATCTGGCCCTGGTATGGGCTGATGGTGAAGGGCGAGGCCTACGACGCGGGCGAGTTTTTGCAGGTGCATGAGTACACCCACGTGCTGCGCTGGGCCGAGCAGGTGGGCCAGCGCCGCGCCGTGCAGCGTGGCCGCATGGTGAACCGGGTGCGCGGTGACCTGGCCAGCCAGTTGCATGAGCGGCACGATGCCAGCGACTTTGACACCAAGACGCAGGACAAGCTGGCTGCTGCCCCCAAGGCTTGA